CATAACTGGAGACAGGAAAGAACTGCAGATATAAACTAAATTTCCTGTTGTTCACCCTATCTCTCAGGTCTTTGTGTTGTTGGTCTGAAGTGCTTAAGTCAGGGCTTCTGGGCATCTTTAGAACCCTTGGGCCCTATAGAATAGCTCATAAGCCTTTTCATGgcacttttaatttctttattccgCAGTGTATAAATGGCTGGGTTTAGGAGCGGTGTACCAACAGAATAAAACACAGCAAGAAATTTGTCCAGCCAGGTGATGCTGAGAGGCCACACATAGATGAAGATGCATGGGCCAAAGAAGAGCAGCACCACCATGATGTGGGCTGAGCAGGTGGACAGAGCCTTTGAGGCTCCACTTGTGGAACTCTGGCGAACAGTAAGAAGAATGTGTGTGTAGGAGATCAGCAACAGAACAAAGCAGGTCACACCCACAACTCCACAGTCAGCATTCATTAACAGGTCCAGATTACTGGAATCCATGCATGCCAGCTTGATTACCAGTGGcatgtcacagaaaaagctgtctATTTCCCGGGGCCCACAGAAAGGCAGCTGTACTACCACTACCAGGTGACTCATGGCATGTATGAAGCCAATGGTCCAGGCAGTCAGCACCAGCTCAGCGCACTTCTGCAGGCTCATAATGGAGGAGTAGTGGAGTGGTCTGCAGATGGCCacgtagcggtcataggccatggccACCAGGAGCACCATCTCACTAGCAGCAATAAAGTGTGCAAAGAAGATCTGGCATATGCAACCTCCAAAGGAAATGGTCTTGTCCTCCTCGAGAAAGTCTGCAATCATCTTAGGAGTAGTGACTGAGGAAAGCCACATATCCACAAAGGACAGGTTGGCCAACAAGAAGTACATGGGGGAATGGAGGTGAGAGTCAGTGATGATTAAGATCATGATGACAGTGTTTCCTGACCCAATGATCAGATAAAGTATCAAAAATATCATGAAGAGTAAGACCTGGATGTTCTGTGAATTGCCAAGTCCGAGAAGCACAAATTCTGACACCACAGACTGATTTCTTCTATCCATTGTATTTGTGTCCCCTGAAATAACCTAGAAGGAAGAATAGGTTATCAACCAGTGGGATGATAAGAAGAATTTATCTTGTAGAATTTTATATTAACATTAAAAGTTAACATAGATGTCTGAAATTGAATAGCATAAATGCAAGGAGAAATTTTAGCCAAATCTAAGTGGCACTCTGCTCCAAAGTGAAAGTTGACAGACCATAATAATTTTTCAAGAAGCAGAGTGTAAGAAGGAATTTCATGCAAGTGACTTACTAGGATGGTGCTCTCTCCACGGGGTGGTGATGGGACAGAAGCCTACAGAACAACTGTGGCTTCACCTGAGTGCTATCTGTGCCCTAGTCCAGTCAGAAGGCTGAATACAGCGCCAAGAATCTTCATGCTCCATAGTCAAAATTAGCTTGGGAAGGTGCTGGTGGATTGACATTGAACTTCAATACTAACAGTGTGATACAATCCTACCTTTACTGGCACCAAATATAATGATTCCTTTGGGCTTAGGAAGACATTACAATCCTGTTAAGGCATTacaaaattatgatttttttaggTGTAAAATAAATGTTGAGACAATctttatgagagaaaaaaaactgtACAGAAGGTGATGCAATAAATACCTTGGCATGATGATGCAAAATCAGGCACATAATTAGACACTAATTAAAACGTAAAATATAATAGTATTTATTACATAAAATTTTAACTACCAAAATATGTTGATGCAGAGTAATTTCttcttaaaacaaatattttcaggataaaattttcaaaaaccaattcttgctgggtgctgctggctcatgcctgcaatcctagaatctcaggaggctgagatctaaggaccatagtTCAGACTCAGCTCAGACTAGAAAGaccctgtgactcttatctctgaaaaaccaccaaaaagccagaagtggagctttggctcaagtggtagagtgccagccttgagcaaaagtgtgcagggacagtgcctagatcccaagttcaaggttcAGGACctgcacaacacaacacaacaaaacaagaaacaattcTCTACTTGCTAGAATAAGTTAGCCAGGTGATAGTCGCAAATGTGGAATTTCAGCTGTGACGGGGAGAGGAATTTGCTGGGAAGTGATTGTGCACATGTTTTTGGGCAGGGGTTTGAGTTTGCTCACTACACTGGTGCTCTCCCTCTTGATTCCCCTGGCATTTGTTATATATTTAGAATAAGGTCTTGCCTTAtgccaaggctagcctggactagaACCCTCCTTTTCATACTTCCTGCCTTGCTGGGCTGCTATGCGTGCATTTCTGCACCCATatttttactggttgagatgagggGTGTCTTACAAacgttctgcccaggctggtttcaaactgtgaccctcccaATCTGTgaagagctagggttacaggagtgagccactggcacctggctcttcttcattgttttaaaatattggatcTTGAAACAATGTTTTTCCCCAAAGTTAATGGCAACAATTGCAGTGTTTATTGGAACTTTTTCCTGTAGGCAAACTATACACTATCACCCTCCTTCTCCCTATCGCTTCCTTATGTTTTCTTTACGTGTCCGTGTGCCTGCTCAGTGACACGATGGCGTGTGTGCCCATGTGGAGGGGGCCTGGCTGGGCTGCCTGCTCTCCAGAGTGTAACCAGTGGCTCACCCACAATTTCCTTGCCCAGGAGGGTGATTCGTGTGCACAGGACCAAGAGGCACTAATGAATTCTATTAAAGCACCGTTAGCATTCTACCTTGAACATGAGGGT
This genomic stretch from Perognathus longimembris pacificus isolate PPM17 chromosome 23, ASM2315922v1, whole genome shotgun sequence harbors:
- the LOC125340459 gene encoding olfactory receptor 4K14-like, which gives rise to MDRRNQSVVSEFVLLGLGNSQNIQVLLFMIFLILYLIIGSGNTVIMILIITDSHLHSPMYFLLANLSFVDMWLSSVTTPKMIADFLEEDKTISFGGCICQIFFAHFIAASEMVLLVAMAYDRYVAICRPLHYSSIMSLQKCAELVLTAWTIGFIHAMSHLVVVVQLPFCGPREIDSFFCDMPLVIKLACMDSSNLDLLMNADCGVVGVTCFVLLLISYTHILLTVRQSSTSGASKALSTCSAHIMVVLLFFGPCIFIYVWPLSITWLDKFLAVFYSVGTPLLNPAIYTLRNKEIKSAMKRLMSYSIGPKGSKDAQKP